The following coding sequences are from one uncultured Bacteroides sp. window:
- a CDS encoding DUF4906 domain-containing protein → MKLSSLSMILGAALFFAACSDDNSVGSTPSGEDVAVQLSFKTVPMERVGSSTRSGESTLNLGGGDASGINFSASATRSVDKIGMDESAIKDLWVFQYVTGGAFVRRQYFSAVDVEDFRMDLSKNVFGQTSNLYFIANVGPNAFPDVLATETAFKAYGVKITDEASILPTVGFVPMYGSLSNLTLPDDFANNSNAVTLTRMVSRVDFSFQLAATGLPTGFKIKSVRLMNVPSKSFPYKDAAATIFPALTDVTLLDFDYELIAVTDQTSSAVSLSFYLPENMRGDGSGTVETDKTGITGASCIQLVGYADGDEITYNIYPGGDATANYDLVRNTTYEVSAAITGIYEDDARVKKTPLANTYIVRPGSSINIPVKRANQSAQIGQQLANITTGWSSAVLWRDNSALTITTDDTTLQSEGFFTVKVPELTAEGNAVVYITDGTNTLWSWQIWVTNYDPESENENYNTYTFMDRNLGAVNATAGDAGALGLLYQWGRKDPFAGASVKNSNTLKTLYLGGSGTTTYASTNTVAPATSANNLETAIRNPGVFYISSSSPNDWYVGSSTTQNDVLWGITKTVYDPCPAGWKVAPQAAFSSWSTGTSNWDTTDLGRTNTDASGSWYPASGYRNSSTGALGDVGAIGYYWSSAVNGVGGSYLHFDNNNVSAGSNNTRATGLALRCVQD, encoded by the coding sequence ATGAAATTAAGTAGCTTATCAATGATATTAGGCGCCGCTTTGTTCTTTGCGGCGTGTTCCGACGATAATTCGGTTGGAAGCACTCCTTCGGGGGAGGATGTTGCGGTGCAGCTCTCTTTTAAGACTGTTCCGATGGAGCGGGTTGGTTCTTCCACCCGCAGTGGGGAGAGTACGCTGAATCTGGGAGGCGGTGATGCTTCAGGGATAAATTTCTCTGCCAGTGCCACCCGTTCGGTGGATAAAATAGGTATGGACGAAAGTGCCATCAAAGACCTTTGGGTGTTCCAGTATGTCACTGGCGGTGCATTTGTTCGCAGGCAATACTTTAGCGCAGTGGATGTGGAGGACTTCCGTATGGATCTCTCCAAGAACGTGTTTGGGCAGACCAGTAACCTTTATTTCATAGCCAATGTGGGTCCCAATGCGTTCCCTGATGTGCTGGCTACGGAAACTGCTTTTAAAGCTTATGGGGTTAAAATTACTGATGAAGCCTCCATTCTTCCTACAGTGGGTTTTGTGCCCATGTACGGTTCATTGAGCAACCTGACTCTTCCGGATGATTTTGCCAATAATTCAAATGCGGTGACCCTGACCCGTATGGTGAGCCGGGTGGACTTCAGCTTTCAGTTGGCGGCAACGGGTCTTCCTACCGGTTTTAAGATTAAGTCTGTTCGCCTGATGAATGTGCCCAGTAAAAGCTTCCCTTATAAGGATGCCGCTGCCACTATCTTTCCGGCACTTACGGATGTGACGCTTTTGGATTTTGACTACGAACTTATTGCTGTTACGGATCAGACAAGTAGTGCCGTATCACTTTCTTTCTATCTTCCTGAGAACATGCGTGGTGACGGTAGCGGTACGGTGGAAACGGATAAGACGGGTATCACGGGCGCGAGTTGCATCCAGTTAGTGGGTTATGCCGATGGTGATGAAATTACGTATAACATCTATCCCGGTGGCGACGCCACGGCCAATTATGACCTGGTGCGCAATACCACTTATGAGGTCAGTGCCGCTATCACGGGTATTTACGAGGATGATGCTCGTGTGAAGAAAACCCCACTTGCTAATACCTACATCGTACGTCCGGGTTCCAGTATCAACATTCCTGTTAAGCGTGCCAACCAGAGCGCCCAGATCGGGCAGCAGCTTGCTAACATCACTACGGGTTGGAGTTCGGCGGTGTTGTGGCGTGATAACAGCGCGCTAACGATAACTACGGATGATACTACTTTGCAGAGTGAAGGTTTCTTTACGGTGAAAGTTCCCGAACTCACCGCTGAGGGTAATGCCGTTGTTTATATTACGGATGGTACCAATACGCTTTGGAGTTGGCAGATTTGGGTGACGAATTACGATCCTGAGAGTGAAAATGAAAACTACAATACTTACACATTTATGGATCGGAATCTGGGTGCCGTGAATGCCACGGCGGGTGATGCGGGCGCATTGGGTTTGCTGTACCAGTGGGGGCGTAAGGATCCGTTTGCGGGGGCAAGTGTAAAAAATAGTAATACTCTTAAGACCCTTTATTTGGGTGGTTCGGGAACAACGACTTATGCTTCCACAAATACTGTCGCTCCTGCCACATCGGCTAATAATTTGGAGACTGCGATCCGTAATCCGGGTGTATTTTATATTAGTAGTTCTTCTCCTAATGATTGGTACGTAGGTAGCAGCACTACACAGAACGATGTTCTTTGGGGAATTACCAAAACGGTTTACGATCCTTGTCCTGCCGGTTGGAAGGTTGCTCCTCAGGCAGCATTTAGTTCATGGTCTACCGGTACTTCCAATTGGGATACTACTGATTTAGGTAGAACTAATACTGACGCTTCCGGTTCGTGGTACCCTGCCAGCGGCTATCGCAATTCGAGTACGGGAGCGTTGGGCGATGTTGGCGCGATCGGTTACTATTGGTCGTCTGCGGTCAATGGTGTTGGCGGTAGCTACCTGCACTTCGACAACAACAACGTGTCTGCGGGTAGCAATAACACCCGGGCTACCGGCTTAGCGTTGCGTTGCGTTCAAGACTAA